One Urechidicola croceus genomic window, GTATCGCCATCTGCATCAATATCACCATCTAAAACATCTACCGTAACTGGTGTATCTTCATCGGTCGTTTCTGTTAATTCATCATCTGCTACAGGAGCATCGTTGATAGGCGTTACGTCTACTAACACAGAACCTGTATCACTTAAGCCACTTGGATCTTCAACTGTATAGTCAAAACTTATATCTACTGTACTATCTGGTGTTGGTGTGACAACTAATTCTCCACCAGTTAACGTTACCGTTCCGCCTGTAACGGGTACTGTTTCGCCTTCTGCAATTGCCGTACCATCAATTTCTGTAATGGTCAACGTATCGCCATCTGCATCAATATCACCATCTAAAACATCTACCGTAACTGGTGTATCTTCATCGGTCGTTTCTGTTAATTCATCATCTGCTACAGGAGCATCGTTGATAGGCGTTACGTCTACTAACACGGAACCTGTATCACTTAAGCCACTTGGGTCTTCAACTGTATAGTCAAAACTTATATCTACTGTACTATCTGGTGTTGGTGTGACAACTAACTCTCCGCCAGTTAACGTTACCGTTCCGCCTGTAACGGGTACTGTTTCGCCTTCTGCAATTGCCGTACCATCAATTTCTGTAATGGTCAACGTATCGCCATCTGCATCAATATCACCATCTAAAACATCTACCGTAACTGGTGTATCTTCATCGGTCGTTTCTGTTAATTCATCATCTGCTACAGGAGCGTCATTTACTGGAACTACGTCTACTAACACAGAACCTGTATCACTTAAGCCACTTGGGTCTTCAACTGTATAATCAAAACTTATATCTACTGTACTATCTGGTGTTGGTGTGACAACTAACTCTCCACCAGTTAACGTTACCGTTCCGCCTGTAACGGGTACTGTTTCGCCTTCTGCAATTGCCGTACCATCAATTTCTGTAATGGTCAACGTATCGCCATCTGCATCAATATCGCCATCTAAAACATCTACCGTAACTGGTGTATCTTCATCGGTCGTTTCTGTTAATTCATCATCTGCTACAGGAGCATCGGGAACTGCTGTAACCGTAACAGTCACAGTTCCACTAACAGTATCTCCATTTCCATCAGTTATTGTATAATCAAAAGTATCATTACCATTAAAATTGGCTGGTGGTGTATAATTTATTGTATCATCAGTAGGGTCATCTGGTGTTCCTCCATCATTTACTGTAACTGTTCCTCCGTTAGCAGTAGTTCCACTACTTAAACCTATGGTACCTATATTTGGTCCATCTCCTCCAAAATCATCAGGGCCATTTCCATTATCGGCTAAGACAGCTATAGTATTGTTAGCACTATCTTCAAGAATTCCAGTAATTATATCATCTTGAGCTATTGGATCACATGCTACCGAAATCGAATCATCTAATACAGCAGGAGTAGTATTTTGTTGTAAAGAAGTTGTTCCGTCAATAGGTACACCATCCGCATCAACGCCATAATCTAGTTGATTATTTCCATCTAAATCTGTAGCATCAAAGTCGCCTGATGCTTCAACTGCGTCTGGACAACCATCACCATCACTATCATTATCTAAACTATCAGGTATACCATCGCCATCACTATCATATGATACAGTTCCAAAAAATGAAAAAGCCGCATATGTATTACACCCATTACCTTCTCTTGTAAAACTTATTTGCCTAACTCCTAAACCTGCTGCTCCACTTGTAGAAGGAAAAGCCACTGCTCCTGAATATTGTTCACTACAGTTATTAGTTAACGAAGGATCTCCTGTTAAATAATCTATACCGCCAATGGTTGTTTTTAAAACGTCACGTCCTGAACTTGAATTGGCTACTAATGGAATTGAGTAACCAAAAGCTTCTATTGAAATTGGATTAGTGCCCGTGTTTAATACTCCTGGAAGTAAATCAAATGATACGCCTGAAACCACTGAGTTATCTTCATAGGTTATTGTAAAATCTCCTAAAATATCGTCTGGTGATACATACCCTAAGTTATCTACTACAAAAGTTAGATCTCTTACAGGTTCAGAAAACGCAATTGTATAAACTGCTGGGTTGTAAGTTTCATTAATTGCTACTACATCTTCTTGATTATTATTACTTGTTGCATTTCTTAAAAATCCATCTGGTGTAGTAATAGTGATATTAGATTGAATACAACTAGAATTACCTATTACCCCTGTTTGCGAAGAAGCACTTGACGGTGCATTCATAGACCACAAAGTCAACTCATTACACTCATCGACATCTAGAATACCATCATTATCATCATCTAAGTCATAGATATCAAGAATGGAATCATTATCATTATCTTGTGCATATAAGTTATTGACTGACAGGCATACAAAAAAAATAATAGTGAATAACTGTGAAATATTAATGTATTTTTTCTTCATATCGTTATAATAGGGAGTTGCTATATTTATTGCCTGCATAAAAATGTTATTAAAAATCTTAACTAATTTGAACATGATACTTATAATAAATTTTTCTTTTTATAGCAATAATAAATTGTGATAACAGTCACATTATATGTGACACTTTAATTATAAAAAAGTCACTATTTTAAATTGTAGTTAACTTTAACAAAAATAACTATTTTTTTTTGTTTGAAAAAACTTATTTAACCTACACATTTAAAAATCAAACTCTTAACTTTTAAAATGTGCTAAAACTCTTATTAAGCATAGAGTTCACATTTATTAAATAGGTTTAAAAAAATTCAACCTAATATAATTAATAAGTTATATTCAATCACTAAGACCAAAATGCCTCTAAAAAAGCCATTTCATTTAATTTTTAAAAAAATTATCGCACAAAAATATTATTATTTCTACTTATCATATTGAGAAATAAACAAATGGTAAGAATTGCTTAACCAATTACACAAAAACTCAGAAAATATCAGATTCATAAACATAAACGAATATTTACCTTGTTTTTTGAATTAAATTTATAAATTGAGCCTTATTCTGAATAATTATTTAATCAAAAAAACTATTTTAATTTTTAAAAAAAATTATAATTATTTTTGTTCTACATAGTTAAAAAATAATGATTCAAAAAATTTTAAGTAATACTTACAAAAAGGCTGAAAAAATTTCTATCGATAGGAATTCTAAACTAATTTTTTTTAGTGACTGTCATAGAGGTGATAATAGTTATGCTGATGATTTTTCTCATAACCGACATGTATACTTTCATGCGCTAAGAAATTACTATGATAATGGCTTTACTTACTTTGAATTAGGAGACGGAGATGAGTTGTGGGAAAATAGAAACTTTGGGTTAATTTTTAAAGCCCATAAAAATGTTTATGGTTTACTTAAAAAATTTCATGACGAAAAAAGACTTCATATGATTTTTGGCAATCATGATATGATTTATAGCCGACCTAAAATTGTTGAGCAAATATTAGGGTCTTATTTTGATATGATTACTGGAACTCGAAAAGAGTTATTAAAAAATTTAAAGTTTCACGAAAGTATAATTCTTGAAATTGAAGGAATGAAAAAAAACATTCTACTTATTCATGGTCATCAAGCCGATTTTTTTAATTATGTTTTATGGAGATTTAGCCGTTTTTTAGTTCGATTCCTTTGGCAACCTATGCAAAAATTATTTGGAGTTAAAGACCCTACAAGCCCTGCAAAAAACTATAAAGAATTAATTAAAGTAGAAAGAAGAATCAAAAAATGGATTGAAAACAATAACAATCAAATGGTAATAGCAGGACACACACATCGCCCTAGGTTTCCTGAACCAAACGAATTACCATATTTTAATGATGGTAGTTGTGTTCACCCAAGAGCAATTACTGGAATAGAAATTGAAAACTTAGAAATATGCTTAATCAAATGGCATACTATTTCTCATGATGATGGAACAATGCAAATTGTTAGAACTGTTCTTGAAGGACCAGAGAAACTATCTTCTTATTTAAAATAAAAAAAGCGCTTCAAAAATTGAAACGCTAATAATTAGGGACTTTAAGTAAATGAGTCAAGTTATTTATAACTCTTCTAATCAACTATTAAGACACATTTTTTAATTTTTAGTCACAAAAAAAGCGTCGAACCACCAACGCTTTTAACCTATTTAACTCTAAACTTACTATGAAAACTAATTCTATACTTTTATGACACACATTTTTTTGATAGGTCACATAATTAATTCACTTTTTTAGTCACAAAAAAAAGGCGTCGAACCACCAACGCCTTTAAACCTATTTAACTCTAAACTAACTATGAAACTTAATTCACTATTATTATGACACATCTTTTTTTAAAAGGTCACATAATTAATTCATTTATAGATTTTTAATACAAAAAATCAAAAAGCGCTCCTTAAATGGAGCGCTTTTATCAAACCTAATTTAAATCTAAACTAACTATGAAGTTTAACTTATATTATTATGACACAACTTTTTTTAAAAAGTCACATAAATAGTTCATTTTAAGTTGTTTATTAAACAAAGTGAATTAAATAAACAAGTGTTTTTTTATAAAAAAGAAGCGCCATTAATTGTGGCGCTTGCTTTAACTCTAGGTATCTAGAGCGGGGAACTTATATGATTAATTCCAAATAACCAATTGTGGGGTCGTTGTGGGAATATATTTTACTGCTTACTATTATTATGACACAACTTTTTTTGATAGGTCACATAACAAACTAAATTTTAATTTATTACCATAAAAAAAAACATCCACAATTGTGGATGTTTTATCAATCTTTAGGGTTTACAGAGCGGGGATCTAATGGGGTCAATTCCTATCAACTTTGTGGGGGTGTTGTGGGAACTTAATTTTTTATTGCTTACAATATTATGACACAACTTTTTTTAATAAGTCACATTTTTTTTTAAAATATCAAATGTTTAATTTATTTTAAAACAAAATAAGCCATGAATAAGATATTTATATAATTAAAAAAGCACTCTAATTTTAGAATGCTTTTTAACCTATTTACCTTTGTTAGTGAACCCCAAATTCACTACTATTATGACACAACTTTTTTTGATAGGTCACAATCTTTTTTAATATTATTTTCAACTAATTAACAGTCAGTTGTTTAAAAATAAGTTCTGTGTAATAATTAATCATTTTACTTTTATAATTTCTTAAAAATTAAAAAAGCACTCTAAAATTAGAATGCTTTTTAACCTATTTACCTTTGTTAGTGAACCCCAAATTCACTACTATTATGACACAACTTTTTTTGATAGGTCACAATTATTTTAAATAAAATAAGAAAGCGTCTGTTTTTACACATGACGCTTTCTTTATATCGTTTTTTTTGAAAGTGAAACTTATAACACTTAACCAAACCTACTTTTATGACACACAATTATTTAATAAGTCACATATATCATTCAAAAAAATAATTCATTTAGTCTATAAAAAGTGAAAGCGCTTACCAAAGTAAACGCTTTTTATATGTTGAGTTGATATTTAAGAATTGGGGACTCTTCTGAGGAATTAAATAATCAAGCCTACTTATATGACCCAATTAATCTTAAAAAGTCACTTTTTACTACAACCCTCTTTCTTTTTGAATATCTTCATAAGCCTTTTGAATTTGTCTAAACTTTTCTTCAGCACCTTTTAAATGTTCTTTTCCTAAATGCTGTAATTTATCTGGGTGATGTTTTTTTACTAACTTTCTATATGCTTTTTTTACTTCAGCGTCACTAGCAGATTTTTCAATTTCTAATATTTTATAAGCATTATTAACTCCGCTATAAAACATTGCTTTTATTGACTCAAAATCATAATTACTTATACTTAAATAACCTGCAATTTTATGAATCATATTTACTTCCAATTCACTTACAAAATCATCTGCCTTTGCAATACCAAATAAAAAGTGTATCAACTGTAATCTTGAAGCATGTGTCATATTTTGTCTAATTTGCAAACATACTTGACGCGTAGAAATATTATTATTTTTAATAATACCATTAAACAACTTAAATGCATGATTAGCTCGTGTTGCTCCATACATTTGGTTAAAATGTCTACGTACATAACTCAACTCCCTTTTGTCAACTTTACCATCGGCTTTAATAACTACAGCTGCCAAAATCAACAAACTTATTTCAAAATCTCCAGGTTGGGTAGCCATTCTCGGATCTCTTGTTGTGCGCGTTCTACCATAAGTTTCTTCTTGCCTTAAATCATCCGAAGAAAAACCATCGATAAAACTTCCTAAAACAAATCCAATTATACCTCCTATTGGTCCTCCAAATGACCATCCTAATGTAGCTCCTAAATATTTTGTAAAATTTCCCATTCTTAATTTTAAAAGCCCAAAGATAATAACAAATATATCAAAATGAATATCCTAGAAGAACTTCATAAATAAAAATCAAATTTTCGTATCTTTGTACCCAATTATAAATAAAAATAATATGTATCCAGAAGAATTAGTAAGACCAATGCAATTAGAACTTGAAAATGCAGGTTTTACCTCATTACATACTCCTGAAGAAGTTGATGTTGAATTGGCTAAGGAAGGAACAACTTTAGTTATGGTAAATTCTGTATGTGGATGTGCTGCAGGTACTGCTCGTCCAGGAGCTATTGCCTCATTAGGAAACGATAAACATCCAAGTAACTTAACAACAGTTTTTGCTGGTGTAGATAAAGAAGCGGTAAACCAAGCACGTGAGAAAATGATTCCATTTCCTCCGTCTTCTCCTTCTATTGCATTATTTAAAGATGGTCAATTAGTACACATGTTAGAGCGTCACCACATTGAAGGTCGTTCTGCACAAGCAATTGCAGCAAATTTAGCGGCTGCTTATGATGAATTTTGCTAAAAAATAATTAAAAAGCACTTTAAAAATCCTCAATATTATTTGAGGATTTTTTATTTTTATACAGATGAATACTACCGAACAAAACATTATAGACAATACTATTTCTTTTGTCAAAAAAACACTGAGAAATGCAGAAGGCGGCCACGATTGGTTTCATATTGAACGAGTTTACAACAACTCATTATTAATTTCAAAATCTGAAAAAGTAAACAAATTTATTGTTGCTCTTGGTGCTCTTCTCCATGATATTGCTGATGCAAAATTTTATAATGGAGATGAAACCGTGGGACCAAAAATGGCTCGTGAATTTCTTTTTTCACAAAACGTAGACAGTACTATTATTGAGCATGTTGTAAAAATTATTGAAAACATTTCTTATAAAAATTCTTTAGCAAAAAATACTGAAAATCAATTTTCTTCACCAGAACTTTTAGTTGTTCAAGATGCTGATAGATTGGATGCTATTGGAGCAATAGGAATAGCAAGATGTTTTAATTATGGTGGATTTAAAAACAGAAA contains:
- a CDS encoding metallophosphoesterase family protein, which gives rise to MIQKILSNTYKKAEKISIDRNSKLIFFSDCHRGDNSYADDFSHNRHVYFHALRNYYDNGFTYFELGDGDELWENRNFGLIFKAHKNVYGLLKKFHDEKRLHMIFGNHDMIYSRPKIVEQILGSYFDMITGTRKELLKNLKFHESIILEIEGMKKNILLIHGHQADFFNYVLWRFSRFLVRFLWQPMQKLFGVKDPTSPAKNYKELIKVERRIKKWIENNNNQMVIAGHTHRPRFPEPNELPYFNDGSCVHPRAITGIEIENLEICLIKWHTISHDDGTMQIVRTVLEGPEKLSSYLK
- a CDS encoding TerB family tellurite resistance protein yields the protein MGNFTKYLGATLGWSFGGPIGGIIGFVLGSFIDGFSSDDLRQEETYGRTRTTRDPRMATQPGDFEISLLILAAVVIKADGKVDKRELSYVRRHFNQMYGATRANHAFKLFNGIIKNNNISTRQVCLQIRQNMTHASRLQLIHFLFGIAKADDFVSELEVNMIHKIAGYLSISNYDFESIKAMFYSGVNNAYKILEIEKSASDAEVKKAYRKLVKKHHPDKLQHLGKEHLKGAEEKFRQIQKAYEDIQKERGL
- a CDS encoding BrxA/BrxB family bacilliredoxin: MYPEELVRPMQLELENAGFTSLHTPEEVDVELAKEGTTLVMVNSVCGCAAGTARPGAIASLGNDKHPSNLTTVFAGVDKEAVNQAREKMIPFPPSSPSIALFKDGQLVHMLERHHIEGRSAQAIAANLAAAYDEFC
- a CDS encoding HD domain-containing protein; amino-acid sequence: MNTTEQNIIDNTISFVKKTLRNAEGGHDWFHIERVYNNSLLISKSEKVNKFIVALGALLHDIADAKFYNGDETVGPKMAREFLFSQNVDSTIIEHVVKIIENISYKNSLAKNTENQFSSPELLVVQDADRLDAIGAIGIARCFNYGGFKNRKLYDPEIKPNLNLSKEEYKKSDSPTINHFYEKLLLLKEKMNTKTGLRIATDRHKYMEQFLEQFYAEWNGKK